A DNA window from Arachis hypogaea cultivar Tifrunner chromosome 18, arahy.Tifrunner.gnm2.J5K5, whole genome shotgun sequence contains the following coding sequences:
- the LOC140181356 gene encoding uncharacterized protein, with translation MADFLVEVMGDPRENLDTRWKVHVDGASNQTFGAEYEALIGGLLLSKEVRATKVEVNSDSQVITLQINGTYQARDSLLQKYLERVKDLSKKFDEVVVQHVPREKNTRADLLSKLASTKLGAGNRSMIQCG, from the exons ATGGCCGATTTCCTAGTGGAAGTAATGGGGGACCCTCGCGAAAACCTGGATACACGGTGGAAAGTCCATGTCGACGGAGCTTCCAACCAAACATTTGGG GCAGAATACGAGGCTCTCATAGGAGGTCTCCTCTTGTCGAAAGAAGTCAGGGCGACCAAAGTGGAGGTGAACAGCGACTCTCAAGTCATCACCTTGCAGATCAATGGGACCTACCAAGCCAGAGATTCTTTGCTACAGAAATACTTGGAAAGGGTCAAAGATTTGAGTAAAAAATTCGATGAGGTCGTGGTGCAGCATGTTCCAAGAGAAAAGAACACGCGAGCCGACCTCTTGTCAAAGCTGGCAAGCACGAAGCTGGGGGCGGGAAACCGATCCATGATCCAATGTGGGTAA